A section of the Leptolyngbya iicbica LK genome encodes:
- the phnD gene encoding phosphonate ABC transporter substrate-binding protein: MKTAFFMNGSARLAFALVGTALIVSCSNPSATTDTADAGNDAATEAAAPADGEVCAPEFAEIDFGIISTESQANLEELWEPFLAAMSEDMGRQINGFYATDYAGVIEAMGAGKIQLAWYGGKSYIEAAKRSGAEAFAQTVASDGSKGYYAHLITNIENPIVGEIDVEAGNGDQFVIENSADLTFAFNDPNSTSGFLVPSYYVFAQNGVNPNEAFSELVFSGSHEATAQAVANNQVDVATNNSESMARLQETDPEAFEQVQIIWTSPLIPSDPIAFKSDLPDCLKEEFKDFFHNFDDEAVLGPLDWAGFDPAGDTDWNTIRELDIAKQMEEIKNDAAISEADKTTQLAELEKQLEALK; encoded by the coding sequence ATGAAAACTGCTTTTTTCATGAATGGGTCTGCTCGTTTAGCCTTTGCTTTGGTTGGCACCGCCTTGATTGTGAGCTGCAGCAATCCATCCGCGACCACGGATACGGCAGATGCGGGTAACGACGCAGCGACCGAGGCGGCTGCCCCTGCTGATGGTGAAGTCTGTGCCCCAGAGTTTGCGGAGATTGACTTCGGCATTATCTCTACCGAGTCTCAGGCCAATTTAGAAGAGCTTTGGGAGCCCTTCTTGGCCGCCATGTCTGAGGATATGGGGCGTCAGATCAACGGCTTTTACGCCACCGACTATGCGGGCGTGATTGAAGCCATGGGGGCAGGCAAAATTCAGCTGGCCTGGTACGGCGGGAAGTCCTACATCGAGGCGGCCAAACGTTCTGGGGCTGAAGCTTTTGCCCAAACGGTGGCGAGCGACGGCAGCAAGGGCTACTACGCTCACCTCATTACGAATATAGAGAATCCCATTGTGGGCGAGATTGATGTGGAAGCCGGGAATGGCGATCAGTTCGTCATCGAGAATTCTGCTGATTTGACCTTCGCCTTCAATGACCCGAACTCGACCTCGGGCTTCTTGGTGCCGAGCTATTACGTGTTCGCCCAGAATGGCGTCAATCCAAATGAAGCCTTCAGCGAACTTGTGTTTTCTGGCAGCCACGAAGCGACGGCACAAGCTGTCGCCAACAATCAAGTCGATGTCGCTACCAACAACAGCGAATCGATGGCGCGTCTGCAAGAGACTGATCCAGAAGCGTTTGAGCAAGTGCAAATCATCTGGACTTCGCCGTTGATTCCCAGTGACCCCATCGCGTTCAAGTCCGATCTTCCCGACTGTTTGAAAGAAGAGTTCAAAGACTTCTTCCATAACTTTGATGATGAGGCCGTGCTCGGCCCGTTGGACTGGGCGGGTTTTGACCCCGCTGGCGATACTGATTGGAATACCATCCGTGAGCTTGATATTGCCAAACAGATGGAAGAGATCAAGAATGATGCTGCCATCAGCGAAGCAGATAAAACTACCCAGCTAGCAGAGCTCGAAAAGCAACTGGAAGCGTTGAAGTAA
- the phnC gene encoding phosphonate ABC transporter ATP-binding protein has product MEASFAIPAVSVQHLFKSFKGQPALQDVGLTVGVGEMVALVGASGSGKSTLLRNLNGLQQAERGTVEIFGSPLQIDGKLHSKARQLRSQMGFIFQQFNLVNRLTALENVLVGNLSQTSMMRSLIRGFSQQEKLKALTALERVGILNQAYQRASSLSGGQQQRVAIARCLMQGAQIILADEPIASLDPESARKVMELLTHLNEDEGITVITSLHQVQMVRRYFKRAVALRDGVVRFDGAIQDLNDQRLSDIYGAAAKELVLSGHAEIFTASQV; this is encoded by the coding sequence TTGGAAGCATCTTTTGCTATCCCTGCTGTCAGCGTGCAGCATCTGTTTAAGTCTTTCAAAGGGCAGCCAGCACTGCAGGATGTGGGTCTGACCGTGGGTGTCGGCGAAATGGTGGCTTTAGTCGGTGCCTCGGGCTCCGGCAAGTCGACTTTGCTGCGCAATTTGAATGGCTTGCAGCAGGCTGAGCGAGGCACCGTAGAAATCTTTGGGAGCCCGCTACAGATCGATGGCAAGCTCCATTCCAAAGCGCGGCAATTGCGCAGTCAAATGGGCTTCATTTTTCAGCAGTTCAATCTGGTGAATCGCCTGACCGCACTGGAGAACGTGTTGGTTGGTAACTTGTCCCAAACCTCCATGATGCGATCGCTGATTCGCGGTTTTAGTCAGCAAGAAAAGCTCAAAGCTTTGACCGCGCTAGAGCGAGTTGGCATCTTAAATCAGGCTTACCAACGGGCCTCTAGCCTGTCAGGAGGGCAGCAGCAGCGGGTGGCGATCGCTCGCTGTTTGATGCAAGGAGCGCAAATCATCCTCGCCGATGAGCCGATTGCTTCCCTCGATCCAGAATCGGCCCGCAAGGTCATGGAGTTGCTCACCCACCTCAATGAGGATGAGGGCATCACCGTCATTACCTCCCTGCACCAAGTGCAAATGGTGCGCCGCTACTTCAAGCGAGCGGTGGCGTTACGGGATGGCGTCGTTCGGTTTGACGGGGCGATTCAAGATTTGAATGATCAACGGCTGAGTGATATCTACGGCGCCGCAGCCAAAGAGTTGGTATTGAGCGGCCATGCCGAGATCTTCACCGCGTCTCAAGTTTAG
- the phnF gene encoding phosphonate metabolism transcriptional regulator PhnF, whose amino-acid sequence MHREDLPLYLQIADELRRHIEETVYKVGDRLPTEPELSERFGVNRHTLRRAIEVLRNEGIVSVERGRGSFVTATPITLHLSRRVRFNKDLKAQSLQPSWQVLRVVELQADAKLSQRLEIAIGAPVVLYERLSSVEGVPLSISSSHFSGQQFPNLVKHCEVYCSISKMLQEEYGCEHFRRSTRVSAQLAQNEDARLLKMPTNGAVLLSESINVNQHDTVIEYGVTRFRGDRMELVLDNDESPS is encoded by the coding sequence ATGCATCGAGAAGACCTGCCTTTGTATTTGCAGATTGCTGATGAGCTGCGTCGCCACATTGAAGAAACGGTTTATAAGGTCGGCGATCGCCTGCCAACCGAGCCGGAGCTCAGTGAGCGCTTTGGGGTCAATCGCCATACTTTACGACGAGCGATCGAGGTGCTGCGCAACGAAGGGATTGTCAGCGTCGAGCGGGGACGCGGCTCCTTTGTAACGGCCACCCCAATTACCTTGCACCTCAGTCGGCGAGTGCGATTCAACAAAGATCTCAAGGCGCAGTCGCTCCAGCCCAGTTGGCAGGTGCTGCGGGTGGTGGAACTGCAGGCCGATGCCAAGTTATCGCAGCGGTTAGAAATTGCGATCGGCGCGCCGGTCGTTTTATATGAGCGCCTCAGCTCCGTCGAAGGGGTGCCCCTCAGCATTTCGAGCAGTCACTTTTCCGGGCAGCAATTTCCCAACCTGGTCAAGCATTGCGAAGTCTACTGTTCCATTTCCAAAATGTTGCAAGAAGAGTATGGGTGTGAGCACTTTCGCCGCAGCACCCGGGTGTCAGCCCAATTGGCCCAAAATGAAGATGCCCGGCTCCTCAAAATGCCGACGAATGGAGCGGTGCTGCTATCCGAGTCCATCAACGTCAACCAACATGACACCGTCATTGAGTATGGGGTCACCCGTTTTCGAGGCGATCGCATGGAACTCGTGCTCGATAACGACGAGTCCCCGAGCTGA
- the phnG gene encoding phosphonate C-P lyase system protein PhnG, giving the protein MVEMNEIRSRSGWISVLAKAPLPLLEQGVKSLGALPDYGFLRSPEIGLAMVRGRAEGTGQPFNLGEMTITRCVVQLALTNRDGETLSGFGYVAGRSPRHAELAAVYDALLQHPDWQAQVQHQVLEPLVAAAQAQRQAEAAEVESTRVNFFTLLRGES; this is encoded by the coding sequence ATGGTTGAGATGAATGAGATTCGCTCAAGATCAGGCTGGATATCGGTGCTGGCTAAGGCTCCTTTGCCTTTATTGGAGCAGGGGGTCAAGTCTTTGGGGGCGCTGCCGGATTATGGATTTTTGCGATCGCCCGAAATTGGTCTCGCGATGGTGCGGGGGCGGGCTGAGGGCACGGGGCAGCCCTTTAATCTCGGAGAAATGACGATCACCCGCTGTGTGGTGCAGTTGGCCTTGACGAATCGGGATGGTGAGACGCTCTCGGGGTTTGGCTATGTGGCGGGGCGATCGCCGCGTCATGCCGAGCTGGCGGCGGTGTATGATGCGCTGCTCCAGCATCCAGACTGGCAGGCTCAGGTGCAGCATCAGGTGCTTGAGCCACTGGTGGCCGCGGCCCAGGCTCAGCGCCAAGCTGAGGCCGCCGAAGTGGAATCGACTCGGGTGAATTTCTTTACCTTGTTACGAGGAGAAAGTTGA
- the phnH gene encoding phosphonate C-P lyase system protein PhnH, whose product MTTATVQLPGFTDPVHEAQQTFRALLDALARPGLPQAMVAVTAPAGLTPECAAACLTLLDLETTVWLQSGLSEAARAWLLFHTGCRFTEQPQAADFAIIHDAANLPPLDAFGWGTAEYPEASTSLLIQLPALTGPTTVTLQGPGIREAIALQTPLGQPFWQQWQVMTASYPLGLDVWCLADHQVIGLPRTARVTDSQENL is encoded by the coding sequence ATGACCACGGCAACCGTTCAACTGCCTGGCTTCACCGATCCGGTGCATGAGGCACAGCAGACCTTTCGCGCGTTGTTGGATGCCCTGGCTCGACCGGGCTTGCCTCAAGCGATGGTTGCGGTCACGGCTCCGGCGGGTTTGACCCCCGAATGTGCGGCGGCTTGCCTAACGTTGCTGGATTTGGAAACCACGGTGTGGCTGCAGTCCGGCCTCTCTGAAGCGGCCCGGGCCTGGCTGCTCTTTCATACGGGCTGTCGGTTTACCGAGCAGCCGCAAGCGGCTGATTTTGCCATCATTCACGATGCGGCGAACCTGCCGCCACTGGACGCCTTTGGCTGGGGCACAGCGGAATATCCCGAAGCCTCAACGTCGTTGCTGATACAGCTCCCGGCGTTGACGGGGCCGACGACGGTCACTTTGCAGGGGCCGGGTATTCGCGAGGCGATCGCCCTGCAAACCCCACTGGGGCAACCCTTTTGGCAACAGTGGCAAGTGATGACCGCGAGCTATCCATTGGGCCTGGATGTTTGGTGTCTGGCTGACCATCAGGTCATCGGCTTGCCGCGCACCGCTCGTGTGACCGATTCACAGGAGAATTTGTAA
- a CDS encoding GNAT family N-acetyltransferase, with translation MSVLMREVTVDDLPAVLRLYGESGVDHEPWTDVAAAEQLFQRLQHYPNYTMWLAVLAASPSQAVGTFSLLIMDALVHSGTPAGVVEGVAVDPDFQGQGIGRQMMQHAIAQCQAAGCYKMSLSTNLKREPAHAFYESLGFEKHGYCFSMPLAVG, from the coding sequence ATGTCGGTATTAATGCGTGAGGTCACCGTGGATGACCTGCCGGCGGTGCTGCGGCTGTATGGCGAGTCCGGCGTCGATCACGAACCCTGGACTGACGTCGCGGCGGCTGAGCAGCTGTTTCAGCGCCTGCAGCACTATCCCAACTACACGATGTGGCTGGCCGTGTTGGCTGCCTCGCCGTCCCAGGCTGTCGGCACCTTTTCCCTGTTAATCATGGATGCCCTCGTCCACAGCGGCACCCCCGCGGGGGTGGTGGAGGGCGTCGCGGTGGACCCCGACTTTCAGGGACAAGGGATTGGTCGGCAAATGATGCAGCACGCGATCGCTCAGTGTCAGGCGGCAGGCTGCTACAAGATGAGCCTATCGACCAATCTCAAGCGTGAACCAGCCCATGCTTTTTATGAATCCCTGGGGTTCGAGAAGCACGGCTACTGTTTTTCGATGCCGTTAGCAGTCGGTTAA
- a CDS encoding carbon-phosphorus lyase complex subunit PhnI — translation MPYVAVKGGEHAIQNAEALLQAKRRGDTTVPELSLEQIKQQMQLAVNRVMAEGSLYDPDLAALAIKQAWGDLVEAAFLLRAYRTTLPRLYYSDPIDTGSMYLQRRISAIFKDAPGGQKLGPTFDYVHRLLDFKLAAESNEFTAPTQPPIAATESAPRVVQTLVQEQLVTPPPATPVDAPPFDVTRQPLHTPTNRDARLQNLARADEGFLLSMAYSTQRGYGSNHPFAGEIRMGDVEVVICPEELGFEVAIADITVTEVQMVNQFTGSKDIPPQFTQGYGLTFGYNERKAMAMALVDRALQAKDLGEAIDGPAQDEEFVLFHSDNVEAQGFVQHLKLPHYIDFQAELNLIRQLRRDYDQAQPHQAEEVLVADSPPSANAEPSSATGQASDPNVPAKHPASESHSPSELTP, via the coding sequence ATGCCCTACGTTGCCGTTAAAGGCGGTGAGCACGCCATTCAAAACGCCGAAGCCTTGCTTCAGGCCAAGCGACGCGGTGATACCACCGTGCCGGAACTCTCCCTGGAACAAATCAAGCAGCAGATGCAGCTCGCGGTTAATCGAGTGATGGCCGAAGGCAGCTTATACGACCCCGACCTGGCGGCCCTCGCCATCAAGCAAGCCTGGGGTGATTTGGTGGAGGCAGCCTTTTTGCTGCGGGCTTACCGCACGACCCTGCCGCGCCTCTATTACAGCGACCCGATTGATACGGGCAGCATGTACCTGCAGCGACGCATTTCTGCCATCTTTAAAGATGCTCCAGGGGGGCAAAAGCTCGGCCCCACCTTCGACTATGTGCATCGCCTGCTGGATTTCAAACTGGCGGCTGAAAGCAACGAATTTACCGCGCCGACTCAGCCCCCGATCGCGGCGACCGAATCGGCACCTCGGGTGGTTCAGACACTGGTTCAAGAGCAGCTCGTCACCCCGCCGCCTGCAACCCCCGTGGATGCGCCGCCCTTTGATGTGACGCGCCAGCCGCTCCATACCCCTACCAATCGTGATGCGCGTCTGCAAAATCTAGCGCGGGCTGATGAGGGCTTCTTGCTGTCGATGGCTTACTCGACCCAACGGGGCTACGGCAGCAATCATCCCTTTGCGGGCGAGATTCGCATGGGCGATGTGGAGGTCGTCATCTGTCCAGAAGAACTGGGGTTTGAGGTGGCGATCGCCGACATTACTGTCACCGAAGTGCAAATGGTCAACCAGTTCACCGGCAGCAAAGACATCCCGCCCCAGTTCACCCAGGGGTATGGCCTCACCTTTGGCTACAACGAACGCAAGGCAATGGCGATGGCCCTCGTCGATCGCGCCCTCCAGGCCAAAGATTTGGGAGAGGCGATCGACGGCCCCGCCCAAGATGAAGAATTTGTCCTCTTTCATTCCGACAATGTTGAGGCTCAGGGCTTTGTCCAGCATCTCAAACTGCCCCACTACATTGACTTCCAGGCCGAGCTGAATTTGATCCGCCAACTGCGACGGGACTATGACCAGGCCCAGCCGCATCAGGCTGAAGAAGTCCTCGTTGCAGACTCGCCCCCGTCGGCTAACGCCGAGCCGTCCTCTGCCACGGGCCAGGCCTCAGACCCCAACGTGCCCGCCAAGCATCCTGCCTCTGAGTCTCACTCTCCGTCGGAGCTGACGCCGTGA
- a CDS encoding alpha-D-ribose 1-methylphosphonate 5-phosphate C-P-lyase PhnJ produces MPGTATEVLNRLEPMTPPSSHSPIAPALPEPGFNFAYLDEQTKRSIRRALLKAVAIPGHQIPFSSREMPMSYGWGTGGIQVTASVIGQQDTLKVIDQGADDTTNAVNIRRFFRKVCGINTTDRTAEATVIQTRHRIPETPLREGQTMVYQVPMPEPLYFIEPSRTEANKMHALEEYGPMYVRLYEDVTRFGHIAMAYDYPVMVNDRYLMKPSPIPRFDNPKLHMSPALQLFGAGREKRIYALPPYTPVKSLDFEDHPFTVETWDQPCEFCGATDSYLDEVVIDDRGSRLWICSDTDYCHQRQQAQAIAPQTLG; encoded by the coding sequence GTGCCAGGCACCGCTACCGAAGTCCTCAATCGCCTTGAACCCATGACCCCGCCATCTTCCCACTCCCCCATCGCCCCAGCGCTGCCCGAACCGGGCTTCAACTTCGCCTACCTCGACGAGCAAACCAAGCGATCGATTCGGCGGGCGCTGCTCAAAGCCGTCGCCATTCCCGGTCACCAGATTCCCTTTAGCTCGCGAGAAATGCCCATGTCCTACGGTTGGGGCACGGGCGGCATTCAGGTCACGGCCTCGGTGATTGGCCAGCAGGACACCCTCAAAGTGATCGATCAGGGGGCCGACGACACCACCAATGCGGTCAATATTCGGCGATTTTTCCGCAAGGTGTGCGGTATCAACACCACCGATCGCACGGCTGAGGCGACCGTGATTCAAACCCGCCACCGCATTCCCGAAACCCCCCTGCGGGAGGGGCAGACGATGGTCTACCAGGTGCCCATGCCCGAACCGCTGTATTTCATCGAACCGTCGCGCACGGAAGCCAACAAAATGCACGCCCTGGAAGAGTATGGCCCCATGTACGTGCGACTGTACGAAGATGTCACCCGCTTTGGCCACATCGCCATGGCCTATGACTATCCGGTCATGGTGAACGATCGCTACCTGATGAAGCCCAGCCCCATTCCCCGGTTCGACAATCCCAAACTGCACATGAGTCCGGCGCTACAGCTCTTTGGGGCCGGTCGCGAAAAACGCATCTATGCGCTGCCCCCTTACACCCCAGTCAAAAGCCTCGATTTTGAGGATCATCCTTTCACGGTGGAAACGTGGGACCAGCCCTGCGAATTTTGCGGCGCGACCGATAGCTATCTGGATGAGGTGGTGATCGATGATCGGGGCTCCCGCCTGTGGATTTGCTCGGATACGGACTATTGCCACCAGCGCCAGCAAGCCCAAGCGATCGCCCCTCAGACTTTGGGGTAA
- the phnK gene encoding phosphonate C-P lyase system protein PhnK produces MKTTEPLLKIDGLTKRFGAIRACDRIAFDLYPGQVLGIIGESGSGKSTLLKAIAGEIPVDGGQVLYRDRTAQLINLRTLPEARRRQLMKTEWGFVQQNPRDGLRLQVTAGANIGERLLDVGERHYGNIRAEALAWLNQVEIPDARMDDLPSNFSGGMQQRLQLARILVTRPRLVLMDEPTGGLDVSVQARLLDLLRSLVRTLHLSVILVTHDIGVVRLLAHRLLVMQNGQVVEAGLTDQVLDDPHHPYTQQLVSATLVP; encoded by the coding sequence ATGAAAACCACTGAACCGCTATTAAAAATTGACGGGCTGACGAAACGGTTTGGGGCTATTCGGGCCTGCGATCGCATTGCCTTTGACCTTTATCCGGGGCAGGTGCTCGGCATTATTGGGGAATCGGGTTCCGGCAAAAGTACGTTGCTGAAAGCGATCGCGGGGGAGATTCCCGTCGATGGGGGGCAGGTGTTGTATCGCGATCGCACCGCCCAGCTCATCAACCTGCGCACCCTGCCAGAAGCCCGCCGTCGCCAACTGATGAAAACTGAATGGGGCTTTGTGCAGCAAAATCCTCGGGATGGTCTGCGGCTACAAGTCACCGCCGGGGCCAACATTGGGGAGCGCCTGCTCGACGTGGGGGAACGCCACTACGGCAATATTCGCGCCGAAGCCTTGGCTTGGCTCAACCAGGTGGAAATTCCGGATGCCCGCATGGATGACCTGCCCAGCAACTTTTCGGGCGGGATGCAGCAGCGGCTACAGCTCGCCCGCATTTTGGTCACCCGACCCCGGCTGGTGCTAATGGATGAACCCACTGGCGGGCTGGATGTGTCGGTGCAGGCGAGGCTGCTGGATTTGTTGCGATCGCTGGTGCGCACCCTGCATCTCAGCGTCATTTTGGTCACCCACGACATCGGCGTGGTGCGGCTGTTGGCCCACCGCCTGCTCGTGATGCAAAACGGCCAGGTCGTCGAAGCGGGACTAACCGACCAAGTGCTTGATGACCCGCATCATCCCTATACCCAGCAACTCGTCAGCGCGACCCTCGTGCCCTAA
- the phnL gene encoding phosphonate C-P lyase system protein PhnL: MVMTYTLLPTPTRLPTDLPPHAVIHADQLHKTFTLHHQGGAQIPVLAGTTLTVQAGECVALQGPSGSGKSTFMRSLYANYRIDQGAIWVKHQGDWVNLPQLPAHQLLAVRQQTIGYVSQFLRVIPRVPALEVAAEPLLDLGVEPESARDKICQLFTQLNLPERLWHLSPTTFSGGEKQRVNIARAFAVNYPVMLLDEPTSALDAANREVVMALIAARKAQGCAMVGIFHDDEVRERVCDRTLHF; encoded by the coding sequence ATGGTTATGACTTACACCCTGTTACCCACTCCCACCCGCCTCCCGACGGACTTGCCCCCGCACGCCGTCATCCATGCTGATCAACTCCACAAAACGTTCACACTGCATCATCAAGGGGGCGCGCAGATTCCCGTGCTGGCGGGGACGACGCTGACGGTGCAAGCGGGGGAATGTGTGGCGCTGCAAGGGCCATCAGGCTCCGGCAAGTCAACGTTTATGCGATCGCTGTATGCCAACTATCGCATCGACCAGGGGGCGATCTGGGTCAAACATCAGGGTGACTGGGTCAACTTGCCCCAACTCCCAGCCCACCAATTGCTGGCCGTGCGACAACAGACCATCGGCTATGTGAGTCAATTTCTGCGGGTCATTCCCCGAGTCCCTGCGTTGGAGGTCGCCGCTGAACCCCTGCTGGATTTGGGGGTAGAGCCGGAATCTGCCCGAGACAAGATTTGTCAGCTCTTTACCCAGTTGAATCTCCCGGAACGGCTGTGGCACCTGTCTCCGACTACCTTTTCTGGTGGCGAAAAGCAGCGGGTCAATATTGCCCGGGCCTTTGCCGTCAACTATCCGGTGATGCTGCTGGATGAACCGACCTCCGCCCTGGATGCGGCGAATCGGGAAGTCGTCATGGCGCTGATCGCCGCCCGCAAAGCCCAGGGATGCGCCATGGTCGGCATCTTTCACGATGACGAAGTGCGCGAGCGGGTCTGCGATCGCACCCTGCATTTCTAA
- a CDS encoding alpha-D-ribose 1-methylphosphonate 5-triphosphate diphosphatase, with translation MIESIYTNYRLQLPTEEVVGTLVVRDGRIADIQPGVVAQGENGAGDYLLPGLVELHTDNFEQRLSPRPKVCWPMDMAAVHHDRDLAAAGITTVCDAIAVGDITPDSMRMTQFDPMINTIHDGQTAGRFAVDHRLHLRCELGYEAVHEVTATYAEHPLLALISLMDHTPGQRQFVQIDKYKEYYQGKHGVSSAEMEAFIQTRIDAQQRHAEDNRRKLVELTQAHQICLASHDDATPEHVQEALQDGAKIAEFPTTLDAAKAAHQHGLQVLMGAPNLILGGSHSGNVSAMELIEQDLVDIISSDYVPQSLVQAIFLIAQQQQKPVYEAMRLFTANPARAIGLDRDRGSLAVGKRADFLTIHYDGTVPRLTAVHRQGRRIA, from the coding sequence ATGATCGAGTCGATTTACACCAATTACCGTCTACAACTCCCCACCGAAGAGGTGGTGGGCACGCTGGTGGTGCGAGATGGACGCATTGCGGATATTCAGCCGGGGGTGGTTGCCCAGGGCGAAAACGGCGCTGGCGACTATTTGCTGCCCGGTTTAGTAGAGCTGCACACGGATAATTTTGAACAGCGTCTGTCGCCGCGCCCCAAGGTATGCTGGCCCATGGATATGGCCGCTGTGCATCACGATCGCGACCTGGCGGCCGCTGGCATTACGACGGTGTGTGATGCGATCGCCGTGGGCGACATCACCCCCGACTCCATGCGGATGACCCAGTTCGACCCAATGATCAATACCATCCACGATGGCCAAACCGCTGGCCGGTTTGCCGTCGATCATCGATTGCATCTGCGCTGTGAGTTGGGCTACGAGGCTGTGCACGAAGTGACTGCGACCTATGCCGAACACCCGCTCCTCGCCCTGATTTCCTTGATGGATCACACGCCCGGTCAACGGCAGTTCGTCCAAATCGACAAATACAAAGAGTATTACCAGGGCAAGCACGGGGTCAGCAGTGCGGAGATGGAAGCCTTCATTCAAACGCGGATTGATGCCCAGCAGCGCCACGCCGAAGACAATCGCCGCAAGCTCGTTGAGCTGACCCAAGCTCACCAAATTTGTCTGGCCAGCCATGACGACGCCACCCCCGAGCATGTGCAGGAAGCGCTGCAAGATGGGGCCAAAATTGCGGAGTTTCCCACGACTTTGGACGCGGCGAAAGCGGCCCACCAACATGGCTTACAAGTGCTGATGGGGGCTCCCAATCTGATCCTGGGCGGTTCCCATTCAGGCAACGTGTCCGCGATGGAACTGATCGAACAGGACTTGGTCGATATTATCTCTTCGGACTATGTGCCCCAGAGTCTGGTGCAGGCCATCTTCCTGATTGCGCAGCAGCAGCAAAAACCGGTGTATGAGGCGATGCGGCTGTTCACCGCCAATCCGGCGCGGGCCATTGGGCTCGATCGCGATCGCGGCAGCCTCGCAGTGGGCAAGCGCGCCGACTTCCTCACCATTCACTATGACGGCACCGTCCCCCGCCTGACCGCCG